In Luteimonas galliterrae, the sequence GGATTCCTGCATCCTGGCGACGGCCGTGGACGCGCACATGAACGGTTTCGAGTTGTCCGTGCCGCAGGATTGCATCGCCTCGCAAACGCCGGCGCGCAACAAGCAGGCGATAGCCGTCATGAAATCCGCGCTGCATGCCGACGTCCGCAGCGCGCGTTCGCTGCGGACCTGATCCGTCGCCGGAACTACAGTAGTTTGCTGCGCGCCTGCTCGGCGCGCGACGCGCCGATCGCGGACTCGACGTGCTTGACTTCTTCCGGCGGCGGCAGCACCGCCGGGAAGCCCAGCGACTGGATCCAGAGTTCGCGGGTCCATCCGGTGGTGTGGTACAGGTGATGGTCCTCATCCTTCTCGACCGCTTCGAACGCGGCTTGCAGCACCTTCGCTTCCGGTCCGGTGCCGTGCTGGGCGACATGCCCTATCAGATGCCAGTTCATGTGGTCCTTGGTCTCGGCGAGCACCACGCATTCGCCGGCGACCAGTTCCGCTGCGGCGGCGTCCGCATTCTTGCGCGCCATCTGGATGGCGGCCACCAGCGACTGGCCCTGGTGCGCGACCACCGCCCGCCCCGGGCTCTGTTCTTCCGGATCGATGCCGAGTTCGGAGAATACGTTCAACAGCACTTTTTCGTGGGTGCGCGTCTCCTCCAGGTATTCCTGCCATTCCTTCTTCAGATCGTCGTTGACCGCGGACTTGATCGCGTTCTCGTAGACTTGGATGCCGCCGCGCTCGGTTTCCAGCGCCTGCAGCAGGAGTTCGCGCAGCTGCGCCGTATCGTATTCGATCTTTCTGGCCATGATGGTTGTCTCCTGGATGTAGGGACGACTTTCGGCCATTCCCTGTCGGCGCGCAGTGAAGCGCGCTTGATGATTTCGTAAAAACCGGATGCTGAACTGTTAAGGGAACGTGCGCGATGGCGCGACGGATCAAGTGCCTGTTTGCGAATGCGGCGCGGCCACTGGTTTCGACTGCGGCGATTTGTCCTGGCGCAAGAAGATCGACAGCAATACCAGGGTCAACACGGACAGGAATTCGCTCTGCCAGTTCTGGAAGGATTCGAACCAGAACTGCGCCTCCCCAAGATACGACCATGCACCGGGTGGAATTTCGCCCTTGCCTACCGCCTCCTCGGAGAACTGGCGCCAACTGCCCAACCAGTGCGCGACGAAGGCGGCCGCGAACAGCAGCAGCAGTGCGCCGGACAGCGAATGCGCGTAGAGCCTGCGCCACCATCCGCCGGCGCGCACCGGCCACGGCGGCGGGCCTGGGTCGATCTTCTCTTTTTCTTCATGCATGGGCCGCGATTCGGCCGAACCCCGCTGCCGCAGCCGCACCGTCAGCAGCACGTATAGCCCCATCTGCAGGAATTCGCTTTCCCAGTTCTCGAACGTGGCCGACAGGAACTGGCCCTGACCCAGGTATTGCAACGGCGACACCGGCGCCATGCCGCGTTCGATGCGCTCGTCGTTCAGCACGCTGAAGCCGCTGACCAGTTGTCCGCAGAAGCTCGCAGCGAACATTATCAGCAACACCACCGAAAGGCCGTTGCTGCGCAGGAAACCCGAATTCATGACGCGCTCCTCGGTGCCGAAAGCACCTGCAGGAGGCTAGCCTCGGCGATGTGAATACCTAGTCTGGCCGCAGGTGCGGTCTTCACGTCGCATTTTCGGAATTGCGAGCAGATTTAGAATCCTCTGCAGGGGACTACGGATATGAGCCAGCAAGACCGCAAAGATCCCGCCATCGACCGCGACAAGCACTGCCCGCCGGAAACCGAACAGCAACGCAGGGAACGAAAGCGCCACGAGAGCGAAAACCAGGACGAGGCGCTCGAGGAAACGTTCCCCGCCAGCGACCCGGTGTCGCCTTTCGTGCCGGCCAAAGCGCCCGACTGAATCGCCCGGTCCGCATCCGCGTCCGCGCAACGCGTAGTTGGTGGCGCGCCTGGGCCGCCGTCGCGACGCGAGCGTCGGCGCAGCGTTTTTCCATACCGCAAACAATGTCCCGTGCACGGGACATTCCGTCCCCCGATCCGCCTCTTTCTCCGCGCGGATGCGCACCCACTTCATGTCCTGCAGCGATGGCTGTCCAGGCGCAGTGCCGGGGCCCATCGCGAGGACGGCGCCGCGTCCTTCCCCCGCGTCGGCGCCGTCCTTTGCAGGAGTCATACGCATCATGAAGAAGATCAAGATACTGTCCCGCACCCTGTTGGCCGTTGTGCTCGGCGCCGGCGCTTTCGGCGCGCAGGCGGCCGAGAATCCCGGGTTCTACGTCGGCGCCGGCGCCGGCCAATCCTTCGTCGACGAATCCGATTACGACGACGAGGACACCGCGTTCTCGGTATTCGGCGGTTATCAGTTCAACCGCTATTTCGGCCTGGAAGCCGGCTATGCGGATTTCGGCGAGCTCGAGCCCGAAGGCGCGGGCCGCGCGCTCGAAGCCAACAGCGCCTACCTGACCGCGGTCGGCACCGTACCGTTCACCGACAAATTTTCCGGCTACGCCAAGGCCGGTTTCCACCGCTGGGACCTGGACACCGCGATCCCGAGCCTGACCAGCACCCGCGACGACAGCGGCAGCGATCCGACTTACGGCCTGGGCCTGCAATATCGCTTCAGCGACAAGGTCGCGTTGCGCACCGAGTACAGCCGCTTCGAGGTCGAAGACATCGACCTGGATCTGGCGCAGGTGCAAGTGCGCTTCGATTTCTGATCCTTGCCGCAACCGAAAAAGAAAACCGCCGGCGATCTGCCGGCGGCTTTTTTCATGCCCATCTGCCGAGATGCGGCCTCAGCTCAACCAACCTCGCGCCGCGGCCTTGCCGGAATAGCGCCACAGCAACAGCGCGATCACCAGCACGACGACCGGCATGATCAAGCCTGCCGCGCCGTACACCGCCCAAGCCGGCGTCGCCGCGAATGCGCCCGCCATCTGCACCACGACGGCGATCAGCGAGATCAGGAACAGGGCTACCGCCCATTTCTTCTTGATCAACAGCCCGATGGCGCCGAGGACGCCGCTGACCACGGCGACGCCGAAGGCGATGTTGAGCCAGCCCGGCGTGCCTTCGTAGACCTGGCGTTGTTCGGGCGTCATCGTCGCCAGTTGCTCCGGCGACATGTTGACCTGCAGATAGAACATCGCCAGGCCCAGCAGGTTCCATAGCAGCGCGGCGACGGCGATCACCCAGAAGCTCGTCGGACGTGCGGTTGCGGCGGTTGCGTTCATGCTTGCTCCCTCCCCAGGGTTAGGTTTCCAACGCCGGCAAGGGTACGCCGATTCGGACGGATGGTTTGCCGCGCTGCAACAGCGGTCCGCCGGCGTCACTCCCACTCGTCTTTATAGACGAACTTGGGCATGTCCCAGTGGTAGCGGATCGCCAGCATGCGCAGCGCGAAGCCGATCGACATCGCACCCACCATCGCCGCCTCGTGCGGTACGCCCAGGTCCTGCGAACCCAGGTACAGCAGGCCGGTGAGCAGCGAGATGCTGGCGTAGAGTTCCTTCTGGAACAGCAGCGGCACCTGTCCGCACAGCACGTCGCGCAGCACGCCGCCGAAGGTGCCGGTGATCACGCCGATCACCACGACGATGAAGAACGGCACGCCCACCGACACCGCGATGTTGCAGCCGATCACGGTGAACACCACCAGCCCCAATGCGTCGAGCGTCAGGAACACATGACGCAGCCGCTTCATGAACGGCGCCAGCAATCCCGTCGCCAGCGCCGCGCAAATCGTCACGATCAGGTAGCTCGGATGCTCGATCCAGGCCAGCGGATGGTGCCCGAGCAGCACGTCGCGCACCGTGCCCCCGCCCAGCGCGGTGATGCATGCGATCACGCACACGCCGAACCAGTCCATGCTGCGGCGGCCCGCTATCAATGCCGCGCTCATGGCTTCGGCGGTGATCGCCACCAGATAGGCCCAATGCAGCATCGCGACCTCCTATGCGGCCCGGCGCGGCCGTGCGATTGTCCTGCGCGATCGTATCGCTTGTTGCCCGGCAAAACCCGTCCGGCTAATCTGCGCCGCCGGCCCGGAGAAATGCGATGACCGGCGAAATACCGGCGGTACAGGCCGCCGTGCTCGATAAGGCTTTGTCCGTATTGCGCGGCGACCAGCGCTTCGAAGCCGTGCTCGGCGGCGGTTCGCTCGTGCACGGCGGTTTCGACGCCTATTCCGATCTGGATCTGGTGATCGTGGTCCGCCCGGACGACTACGCCGCGATCCTGTCGCAGCGCGCCGCGATCGCGACGAGCATCGGCGGCCTGCTGGCGGCGTTCACCGGCGAACACGTCGGCGAACCGCGCCTGCTGATCTGCCTGTTCGGTCCGCCGCTGGTGCACGTCGATCTCAAGTTCGTCATGGCCGCCGATCTGCTGCGCATCGTCGAACGTCCGCGCATCCTCTGGGAACGCGAGCCCGGGCGCATGTCCGCGGTGCTGGATGCAGCCCATGTGCATTGGCCGGACCCGCCCGCGCAATGGTTCGAGGACCGCATCTGGATCTGGCTGCATTACGGCGCCGCCAAACTGTTGCGCGGCGAGCTGTTCGAAGCGCTGGCCATGCTCTCGTACTTGCGCGAGATGGTGTTGGGTCCGTTGTTGCATCGTCGCGCCGGGCGCCCACAACGCGGCGTGCGCCGCATCGAAAACGATGCCGGCGCGGCGGCGACGCTGCTGAAGACGATGGCCGCGTTGGATGCGGATGCCATCGCAACCGCGCTGATGCATGCGGCGGAGCTGTATGTCGCGCTGCGGCAGGACGACCCTCCGCCTGCCCCCGTGCCGCAGATGCCCGAGGCCTTGCGCGCCTATCTGCAGCGCGGATGAAGGCTCGCGCTGTCTCGGCACGGAAATTTCTGCGAAGAATGCCGGCCGGCGCCGGATTCACGTCGTTGGAACGGTCCGGCTCCTACTTTGCGTCGCTGATCCATCGTCCTCGTTCCAGTTACGAACCTTGGAGACCGCCATGTCCGATCCCATTCGCCCCAAGGCCGACGATTTCGACCCCGAAGTGCTGCGCCTGTTCGACCAGTACGTGCACGGCCTCATCGATCGCCGCGGTTTCCTGGCCGGCGCCGCGCGTTTCGCAGCCGGCGCCGCGGGCGCGGCCGGATTGCTGGCTGCGCTGAGCCCGCAATTCGCGGCGGCGCAGCAGATCAAGCCCGACGATGCGCGGCTGTCGACGAAGTACTTGGAATTCGCCTCGCCCAAGGGCTACGGCAAAGCGCGCGGCTATCTCGCCAAACCCGCCAAGCCGAACGGCGCACTGCCGGTAGTGCTGGTGGCGCACGAGAACCGCGGCCTGAATCCGCACATCGAAGACATCACGCGCCGGCTGGCGCTGGACGGCTTCATCGCTTTCGCGCCGGATGCCTTGTTTCCGCTGGGCGGCTATCCGGGCGACGAGGACGCGGCGCGCGCCGAATTCGCCAAACTCGACCAGGCCAAGACGCGCGAGGATTTCCTCGCCGCTGCGGACATGTTGCGGCATATCGAGGGCGGCAACGGCAAGCTGGGCGCGGTCGGTTTCTGCTGGGGCGGCGGCATGGTCAACTTCCTGGCTACGCGCCTGCCGAACTTGGCCGCCGCCGCACCGTTCTACGGCAACGCCGCGCCGCTGGAGGACGTGCCCAAGATCAAGGCGGAATTGCTGGTCGTGCTGGCCGCCACGGACGAACGCATCAATGCCGCTTGGCCGGACTACGAGAAGGCATTGAAAGCCGCAGGCGTGCGCTACACGCTGTACCAGCCCGCGGGCACGCAGCACGGCTTCAACAACGACACCACGCCGCGCTACGACGAAAAGGCCGCAAAAGAAGCTTGGAGCCGCACTATCGCGTTGTTCGACCGGCGGTTGCGGGGCAAGGGGTAATGCAACGCTATAGCCTGGGCTGGTTTCATCAACCCAGCATCGTGGCAACGCCGTAGCTGGGTTCGCCCTATCAACCCAGCACCGCATCAGAGCGAACTAGTAAGTTAGTAAGGCCACCCAGCCTATGGGTCTCGACACCGTTTGGCTTCTTCCGGAGCAATCCAGAAACCACTTGTATCCGACCCGCAAACATGATGGCATCCCCCGCCAACACCATCACCTTCTTTATTACGCCAGCACCTGACAAGGCATGCGTCCACAGTGTTACAGCGTTTTGCCACTGCAGCAAAAACACACCGCTGGGCGCTCGTACTATTCTCTGGAGGCGCGAAACGACATTCGTTTCCTGACTGCGTACCACGTGTTGGCACGCAACTCGATAGCACGATACACAAGGCACACAAGCAAGCTTTCATTGTGATTCCTTGCCAAATAGCTCTTTCGCATAAGCTTTTGCATCGTCCTCAGCTTTTGAACCAAATGCGGCATAGTCGTCGGCCGCCATTTGCACGTTTGCGGGCATGAAATGTCTGAACTCATGCGCCATGCGATTGGCCTGACGCAACGGGGTGTAGTCGAGGAATATTCCTGGATTTATATATATAAGCCCGTCTTTCGCTTTTGCTGAATAACTAACCTTATGTGCCTTATCAGGGTTTACTTCAATCGCAATCGACCTCATTGAATTGAATACCTCTATTTCATCCTTGTTGCCGCGGGTAGTCAGTTTCTGCCCAAGAGCATTCGCCGCATCGGCCACTTCTTTTAGACTTGATTCCCCAAACTTAGCCTTTGCCGCCGCGTACTCGTCTGAATCGCGACTCAGAATCCGCGGCTTCTCCAAATAGCCACCGGAAGGTGTTTTGGTTCTTTCAGTTACTACAAAATCTATATCGGCGGCAGAGTAAGATCGGGTTGACGTGTCACCCTGCGACAACCAGGATGCTCGTACGGCTTCCGGGACAGCATCGCCCTGCCCACCGCCGCTATCAAGCGATGCCGTGGCATTCGGATACCGCCCCAAGAACGACCGACTGTCCTCCGCTGGCTTGATCCGGCCTTCCTGCGTTGCCGCGTGTGTAGGCACGCTCACCCGATGCGCATGCGTGGGCGTAAGCGCATGCGAGCGCCCGGGCTCGCGTGCGTAGGTGGGCGTGTGCGCGTGAGCCGCCGCCGCCCGCCGGTCGTCCATCCGGTTCATGAACGCCGAGAAGGGCATGAACTCGCCCAGCGTGGCCTTGAAGAACTTCGCCGCCATCACCGGGGCGCCGATGATCATCATGGTCAGGATCACCCCGATCCCGCCCTGCTGCAGCGCCAGGCTCGTCACCCCTTCCGGGTTCGCACCGGTCCAAGTCGCCGTCCAGAAGGCGGCAGCCACCGCGCTGACCATCGGCAAGGTCATTTCCAGCATCACCGCCAGGGTGGCCAGCGAGAACATCGTGCCCAAGCCGTACAGCAGCCAACCGTCGAACAAGGGCCGGGTGCGGCGCCAAATCAGGCAC encodes:
- a CDS encoding trimeric intracellular cation channel family protein — its product is MLHWAYLVAITAEAMSAALIAGRRSMDWFGVCVIACITALGGGTVRDVLLGHHPLAWIEHPSYLIVTICAALATGLLAPFMKRLRHVFLTLDALGLVVFTVIGCNIAVSVGVPFFIVVVIGVITGTFGGVLRDVLCGQVPLLFQKELYASISLLTGLLYLGSQDLGVPHEAAMVGAMSIGFALRMLAIRYHWDMPKFVYKDEWE
- a CDS encoding DUF6766 family protein, which produces MNSGFLRSNGLSVVLLIMFAASFCGQLVSGFSVLNDERIERGMAPVSPLQYLGQGQFLSATFENWESEFLQMGLYVLLTVRLRQRGSAESRPMHEEKEKIDPGPPPWPVRAGGWWRRLYAHSLSGALLLLFAAAFVAHWLGSWRQFSEEAVGKGEIPPGAWSYLGEAQFWFESFQNWQSEFLSVLTLVLLSIFLRQDKSPQSKPVAAPHSQTGT
- a CDS encoding type IV secretion system protein — protein: MIDDVAAYIAFRTVYDFLLAQFDALAFGWLSRMLTWVHGIASGLLTLHLAWQGYQLITGNVSASAAARLTDTWRAVVILGLAMGTTLGGTTLFEWLGTDLVRAVAAVVHGGDGDVLAEIDRSFGYLQLALSSIDWIQASTAEIQAAKARDMGLVTLGIGGPALMGGALLLTFQIALSLFVGLGPLFVLCLIWRRTRPLFDGWLLYGLGTMFSLATLAVMLEMTLPMVSAVAAAFWTATWTGANPEGVTSLALQQGGIGVILTMMIIGAPVMAAKFFKATLGEFMPFSAFMNRMDDRRAAAAHAHTPTYAREPGRSHALTPTHAHRVSVPTHAATQEGRIKPAEDSRSFLGRYPNATASLDSGGGQGDAVPEAVRASWLSQGDTSTRSYSAADIDFVVTERTKTPSGGYLEKPRILSRDSDEYAAAKAKFGESSLKEVADAANALGQKLTTRGNKDEIEVFNSMRSIAIEVNPDKAHKVSYSAKAKDGLIYINPGIFLDYTPLRQANRMAHEFRHFMPANVQMAADDYAAFGSKAEDDAKAYAKELFGKESQ
- a CDS encoding DUF892 family protein — protein: MARKIEYDTAQLRELLLQALETERGGIQVYENAIKSAVNDDLKKEWQEYLEETRTHEKVLLNVFSELGIDPEEQSPGRAVVAHQGQSLVAAIQMARKNADAAAAELVAGECVVLAETKDHMNWHLIGHVAQHGTGPEAKVLQAAFEAVEKDEDHHLYHTTGWTRELWIQSLGFPAVLPPPEEVKHVESAIGASRAEQARSKLL
- a CDS encoding dienelactone hydrolase family protein — protein: MSDPIRPKADDFDPEVLRLFDQYVHGLIDRRGFLAGAARFAAGAAGAAGLLAALSPQFAAAQQIKPDDARLSTKYLEFASPKGYGKARGYLAKPAKPNGALPVVLVAHENRGLNPHIEDITRRLALDGFIAFAPDALFPLGGYPGDEDAARAEFAKLDQAKTREDFLAAADMLRHIEGGNGKLGAVGFCWGGGMVNFLATRLPNLAAAAPFYGNAAPLEDVPKIKAELLVVLAATDERINAAWPDYEKALKAAGVRYTLYQPAGTQHGFNNDTTPRYDEKAAKEAWSRTIALFDRRLRGKG
- a CDS encoding outer membrane beta-barrel protein, encoding MKKIKILSRTLLAVVLGAGAFGAQAAENPGFYVGAGAGQSFVDESDYDDEDTAFSVFGGYQFNRYFGLEAGYADFGELEPEGAGRALEANSAYLTAVGTVPFTDKFSGYAKAGFHRWDLDTAIPSLTSTRDDSGSDPTYGLGLQYRFSDKVALRTEYSRFEVEDIDLDLAQVQVRFDF